One genomic window of Terriglobales bacterium includes the following:
- the tgt gene encoding tRNA guanosine(34) transglycosylase Tgt, translated as SDLRKVTEEGVSFRSHLDGSSLFLSPETATQAQIDLGADIIMAFDECTEHPAPAERARDSMEMTLRWAKRSQIYFEAHKHEVPWPATSDQRLATQSLFGIIQGGMYPELRRESAQRTVEAGFPGYAIGGLSVGESRSKTAEMVEGTLPHLPQDGPRYLMGVGTPEEIVQYALMGVDMMDCVQPTRAARHGLLYTSEGPINIKQARYAEDQGPLDPACSCRVCARHSRAYLRHLFASRELLAAVLNSVHNLAFYLDTMRRLRHSIRLGDLAGFLSGVRTRSLNSPD; from the coding sequence CTCCGACCTGCGCAAAGTCACGGAAGAGGGCGTCTCGTTCCGCTCGCACCTGGACGGCTCGTCGCTCTTCCTGTCGCCGGAAACGGCCACCCAGGCGCAGATCGATCTGGGTGCGGACATCATCATGGCCTTCGACGAGTGTACCGAGCACCCCGCGCCTGCGGAGCGCGCCCGCGACTCCATGGAAATGACCCTGCGCTGGGCTAAACGCTCCCAGATCTACTTCGAGGCGCACAAGCACGAAGTCCCCTGGCCAGCGACTAGCGACCAGCGACTAGCGACCCAGTCTTTGTTCGGAATCATCCAGGGCGGCATGTATCCGGAACTGCGGCGGGAGTCCGCGCAACGGACCGTCGAGGCCGGCTTTCCCGGATACGCCATCGGCGGCCTGAGTGTGGGCGAGAGCCGCAGCAAGACCGCGGAGATGGTCGAGGGCACGCTGCCCCACCTGCCGCAGGACGGGCCACGCTATCTCATGGGCGTGGGCACGCCGGAGGAGATCGTGCAGTACGCGCTGATGGGCGTGGACATGATGGATTGCGTGCAGCCCACCCGCGCCGCCCGCCACGGCCTGCTCTACACCTCGGAGGGGCCGATCAACATCAAGCAGGCGCGTTATGCCGAGGACCAGGGGCCGCTCGATCCTGCTTGCTCGTGCCGCGTCTGTGCCCGCCATTCCCGCGCCTATCTCCGCCACCTGTTCGCCTCGCGCGAGCTGCTGGCTGCGGTGCTGAACAGCGTCCACAACCTGGCCTTCTACCTTGACACCATGCGCAGGCTGCGGCATTCTATAAGGCTTGGGGACTTAGCTGGATTTCTTTCTGGCGTCCGTACGCGAAGCCTGAACTCCCCGGATTGA
- the yajC gene encoding preprotein translocase subunit YajC: MQAQGGQGGSFAALALPLLFIFGIFYFLLILPQQKRQKKWQGMINELKAGDFVTTSGGIQGRIFSVGDDYVQLRVPPDNLRIQVAKAAVMSVGAEEGKESK; the protein is encoded by the coding sequence ATGCAGGCACAGGGCGGGCAGGGCGGAAGCTTTGCCGCGCTGGCCCTACCGCTGCTGTTCATCTTCGGCATCTTCTATTTCCTCCTCATCCTCCCCCAGCAGAAGCGGCAGAAGAAGTGGCAGGGGATGATCAACGAGCTCAAGGCGGGCGATTTCGTCACCACCAGCGGCGGCATCCAGGGCCGCATCTTTTCCGTGGGCGACGATTACGTCCAGCTCCGCGTTCCTCCCGATAACCTGCGCATCCAAGTGGCCAAGGCGGCGGTGATGTCGGTCGGCGCGGAGGAAGGCAAAGAATCGAAGTAG